A segment of the Anopheles cruzii chromosome 2, idAnoCruzAS_RS32_06, whole genome shotgun sequence genome:
GAGATGCGGAAATCAAACAATGCCTGCGTCACTTGATGATATGTTGGCGAGGAGCGTGTTGGCCCTATGACCACGACGGCACCATAGATAAGCGACCTCTGCCACGATCGTGAGTGAGAGCGCCGGTGCACGATCGTGGGATCGAGTGGGATAGAAAGTATTGACAGCGGATGGCAATGCAAATGATGGTCATGCATTATTTGCGGGTTATCTCACCGCCTCGTGGAACAGGTTCTGCGGTGATAGTCGCCTAGCGTGTAGCCACAGAGGCAGCATTTATGCTAAACGGTtccgagagacagagggagTTTCCGCTAGCATGGCCGACGTGTTCCAGGAAGCTGATCAGCTGTTCGACGAGTACCAGTTCCGGAACTGCTACGAGTTGCTCGTGAAACAAACGGTAAGTACGAAGCCCCCGGGCGCGCGGTCGGGAGCTGACGATCGTTAATCGCCGGTGCCATTCATTTCACGGTCACCATCAGGATCGAGGGTACGAAACGCTATGGCGGCTGTGTCGTGTGGTTTACTCGCTTTCCCGCGAACTGGTTTCGGATCCGGGCAAGGCGAAACAGTTTGCGGCGTGCATTCTTGAAGGATACGATTACGCCGTCCGGACACTCGAGACGGCTCCGGACGCATCGGCAGCCCACAAGTACTACGCAATATTTCTGGCCGAAAAGTCGGGCATCGAGGGCCTGAGGCAACGTGTCCTACAGTTAAGCACGATACTCGGCCACCTGAAGAAGGCCACCGAGCTGAACGCAGTCGATCCATTCgggtggttcctgctcggtCGATTCTACTACAAGCTGGCGGAGCTGCCCTGGTTTCAGCGGAAACTGATACACACCTTCACCACGGACATTCCGGACGCAACGTTCGCGGATGCGCTCCGGTGTTTCGAGCGGGCCGAACAGGTGGCCGCGAATTTTTTCGCCCTCAACCATCTGCTGCTCGGACAGGCGTACCTCGCCGTGAAGGATGTGAAAAGTGCCAAGCATTACCTCGAGCTGGCCGCCAATCAGACGGCGCCACGGTAGGGTAGAGAATCGAAGAACACAAATTGGTGTAACTAACAGACTTAACTACTTGCAGCACTGCGGATGATCGCGAAGCTCAACGGGAGGCGACGGCGATACTTCGGACCTTATAGCACTCGAAGATCGAGGAATTTGTATCCAAGTGATCAATCTAATGTACTGCGCCTTGCTAAGAAGTAACACCAACAGAGAACACATAATGTCCAGCCCTTTTTGCTGCGTTTATTTTGCTATTATTATTAAGCTACCCCTTGTCAAGGTTGTTTGACTTGTTTGTGGACAATTGGGTTAAAGTTAAGCCACTAATCGCCCTTCTCTACGGTCACCACGGCCGCAGCGCTCGGTTTTGCCAGTCGCACGGGATTGCTTCCCTTCAGTTGATAGCACCAGGTGTTCGGCAGTGCTAGTTGCGTTAGATTGTGGGCTTCCAGCACCTCTTGAGCCACTGTCCAGCAGTGCTTCCCTCGCATGGGACCCTCCAGCGGACAGGCGCCCCACGCTGCTATTTCCTTGATCTTGTTGCGAACACTTTCCATAGCCAGTTCCGGCCGCTCACCGCCGTCCTGAGAAGCCGCCCAAAAGGCCTGAAACTCGCGTGCCAGGAACTTTCGATTGTTCACGTTACCGTGCACCAATCGGACCAGATCGTGTACCGCTTCCTCGGAGATACGCCTCTTCTTGGGGCCCCGCTTGCCCGGTGAGTCTGCATCCTGCTGGTCGCCGTTCGTAGTCGACGCTCGGGTAAAGGAGATCGGATCGGCCGGATCGAACAGCATGGCACGATCGTTCAGTATCTTCATGATAATGTCCGAACCGCTGCCACCGCAGCTGCCCTGCCAGATGCACCCGATCAGCcgtggtttgattttttccgttttctttttcatttcggCCACAAACTCTTGCTGCATTATCCGAATCTTGGCTTTCTGTGCCTCGGGACTGTTGTCTTCCGTGGGCCCGccgtcttcgtcttcttccGCCTGCAGCTCTTCGTCGCTCAAGTGGCCGTGCGGGACGAAGAACTCATTGTCCACCTCGTAGTCCTCCTCCGGGTCGACGTCCttctcgtcgtcgctgccgtGCAGGGATTCGCCCGGTTCCTCCTCTTCCCactcgtcgtcggagtcgaCTTCGTAGTCGAAATAGATCTACAAACAAAGTGGCTCATTAAGAACGGCGATCGCCGTTGCTGGCGTGCCCTCCTTACCTTATCCTGTGCAAACGGACACCGTGCTCTGACTACGGTGCTTCGCTTGCGCCACGTACCACGGTACGGTGGTCGGCGATTTTCTACGAAGAGGAAAAACTTTGCTTTCATCGTTTGCTTCAACACCTCGTGATCCTCCTCGATCTGGTGGTACGCCGAGTCGTCTGTGGGAGAGCGAAATGGTGATCGAAACTAGAAACCGTGTTCGGGAACAGATACACTTACCGACGATCATAatatcgtcatcgtcctcgtccacTTTGGTGTCCCAGGTACGGCCGGTTGCGATCGGCTGATGACGCTTACGTTTCAGTTGACTTAGGTAATGATCCTCACCGAAACCTTCGTCAGCCGCCAACAGTTGCGTTAGCGTTTCCTTGGCCGCCGGACACAGCGTCCTCCGGGTTAGCGGTGCCAATCGCATGTCACTTTTGACACAGAACGGCATaaaccgggcaccggacaGGGCTCCGTTCGAATCGAGGGAATTGTCATCATCCGACTCCTTGGACGGCGGCGTAGAGTCCTTTGCGATCGGTTTCTTCACGAAAAAGTTTGTGAACGCTTTGGCCACTTTGGCCTTCCGCTTTTCTTCCGCCTCCCGCTCTTCCTCCT
Coding sequences within it:
- the LOC128268029 gene encoding regulator of microtubule dynamics protein 1-like, which codes for MADVFQEADQLFDEYQFRNCYELLVKQTDRGYETLWRLCRVVYSLSRELVSDPGKAKQFAACILEGYDYAVRTLETAPDASAAHKYYAIFLAEKSGIEGLRQRVLQLSTILGHLKKATELNAVDPFGWFLLGRFYYKLAELPWFQRKLIHTFTTDIPDATFADALRCFERAEQVAANFFALNHLLLGQAYLAVKDVKSAKHYLELAANQTAPRTADDREAQREATAILRTL
- the LOC128278116 gene encoding chromatin assembly factor 1 subunit A-like: MHSVVDLTLGDEDDELIARSPGGRKLKQSRLSFQGLRSASSSKPIVAESNGCETRKRKPSSDASHVDMPVAKVVRISDLQSPVEQDATDAVIAIDDSDPSDDEKIDCEDPPAPEATSAPRNCSPAKAPGTPKAVQSADPLNTTVTLSSSDEEGTDTMSTPPEKSVQTADGQPAVKRKLTAKQIARRQEHERKLALKEQEREDKRRKQQEEKEEKAREKEEQDRQRRREREERDEQKRKEREEKDKRRQSEIDQKNEERRRKEEEREAEEKRKAKVAKAFTNFFVKKPIAKDSTPPSKESDDDNSLDSNGALSGARFMPFCVKSDMRLAPLTRRTLCPAAKETLTQLLAADEGFGEDHYLSQLKRKRHQPIATGRTWDTKVDEDDDDIMIVDDSAYHQIEEDHEVLKQTMKAKFFLFVENRRPPYRGTWRKRSTVVRARCPFAQDKIYFDYEVDSDDEWEEEEPGESLHGSDDEKDVDPEEDYEVDNEFFVPHGHLSDEELQAEEDEDGGPTEDNSPEAQKAKIRIMQQEFVAEMKKKTEKIKPRLIGCIWQGSCGGSGSDIIMKILNDRAMLFDPADPISFTRASTTNGDQQDADSPGKRGPKKRRISEEAVHDLVRLVHGNVNNRKFLAREFQAFWAASQDGGERPELAMESVRNKIKEIAAWGACPLEGPMRGKHCWTVAQEVLEAHNLTQLALPNTWCYQLKGSNPVRLAKPSAAAVVTVEKGD